A genome region from Deltaproteobacteria bacterium includes the following:
- a CDS encoding acyl carrier protein, whose translation MSDIKEVIRCYILSECLPGESPANLRDDTPLRTSGVLDSMATLRLVTFVEEQFGIEVDAHEASVENFDRIEDIAAFVGQKRGGRA comes from the coding sequence ATGAGCGACATCAAGGAAGTAATCCGCTGCTACATTCTCAGTGAGTGTCTTCCCGGCGAATCGCCGGCCAACCTGCGCGATGACACGCCGTTGCGTACCAGCGGCGTGCTCGACTCGATGGCGACGTTGCGCCTGGTAACCTTCGTCGAAGAGCAATTCGGTATCGAGGTCGACGCGCACGAAGCGAGCGTGGAAAACTTCGACCGTATCGAGGACATCGCCGCATTTGTCGGGCAGAAGCGCGGCGGGCGCGCCTGA